A window of Ictidomys tridecemlineatus isolate mIctTri1 chromosome 15, mIctTri1.hap1, whole genome shotgun sequence contains these coding sequences:
- the LOC101978371 gene encoding vomeronasal type-1 receptor 4 gives MDSRDVAMGLMFLSQSAVGILGNFSLFYYHLVLFCNEGTLRITDLILRHLVIANSLVILGRGIPQTIAAFGLRYFFSDFVCQLILYMQRVGRSVSIFITCLLSIFQNITISPVNSCWKYLKVRAPKYIGFFISLCWILYMVVNSIFPLYVLGKWNRKNLTEKRYLRYCLFIVPDKITNSSYATFFVFPEVVFSLLMIWSSGSMVLLLYRHKQRVQHIHSIKDSPRPSPESRATQRILVLVGSFLSFHTLSSILNVCVTLHFNPSWWLVNTNALISMCFPTVSPFFLMNHNSILSRLCS, from the coding sequence ATGGACTCCAGAGACGTGGCCATGGGACTGATGTTTTTATCACAGTCTGCAGTTGGAATCCTGGGAaatttctctctgttttattATCATTTAGTCCTTTTCTGCAATGAGGGCACATTAAGGATCACTGATTTGATACTCAGGCACCTGGTCATAGCCAACTCTTTGGTCATTCTTGGCAGAGGAATTCCCCAGACAATTGCAGCTTTTGGGTTGAGGTACTTCTTCAGTGATTTTGTATGCCAACTTATTTTGTACATGCAGCGAGTGGGCAGGAGTGTGTCCATTTTCATCACCTGCCTCTTGAGCATCTTCCAGAACATCACCATCAGCCCCGTGAACTCCTGTTGGAAGTATCTCAAAGTAAGAGCTCCCAAGTACATTGGCTTCTTCATTTCCCTCTGCTGGATCCTGTACATGGTGGTGaattccatttttcctctctatGTTCTTggaaaatggaatagaaaaaacCTGACAGAGAAAAGATATTTGAGGTACTGTCTTTTCATTGTTCCTGACAAGATAACAAACTCATCATATGCAACATTCTTTGTATTTCCTGAGGTTGTCTTTTCCTTGCTCATGATCTGGTCCAGTGGCTCCATGGTTCTCCTTCTGTACAGGCACAAGCAGAGGGTTCAGCACATTCACAGCATCAAAGATTCCCCCAGACCCTCTCCTGAGTCCAGAGCCACCCAGAGAATCCTTGTCCTTGTGGGCTCATTTCTGAGTTTCCACACGCTCTCCTCCATATTAAATGTTTGTGTTACCCTTCATTTTAATCCCAGTTGGTGGTTGGTGAACACCAATGCCCTGATCTCAATGTGTTTTCCCACTGTCAGCCCCTTTTTTCTCATGAACCATAACTCCATTCTATCCAGGCTCTGCTCCTGA